Proteins encoded together in one Helicobacter pylori window:
- a CDS encoding restriction endonuclease subunit S, which yields MDALTTPSNWQKVRLGDIGKPCMCKRVMKHQTTRYGEIPFYKIGTFGNTADAFISKKLFLEYKTKYSFPKKGDILISASGTIGRAVIYDGKPAYFQDSNIVWIDNDETLVKNDFLFYVYSHVKWNTEHTTILRLYNDNFRNTLIPLPPLNEQIAIANILSALDRYLCALDALILKKEGVKKALSFELLSQRKRLKGFNQAWQRVRLGDIANYLTSNLSVEQITQQGKIKVYDVNNFIGYTDIAFISDKPYISIVKDGSVGRVRILPPKTNILSTMGALIANHKITTEFLFYLLSNFDFKNFTSGSIIPHIYFKDYKEKTIFLPPLNEQIAIANILSALDHEIISLKNKKRQFENIKKALNHDLMSAKIRVLNK from the coding sequence ATGGATGCATTAACAACGCCATCAAATTGGCAAAAAGTGAGGCTTGGGGATATTGGCAAACCATGCATGTGTAAAAGAGTGATGAAGCACCAAACAACACGATATGGTGAAATTCCATTCTATAAAATAGGCACATTTGGCAACACCGCTGATGCCTTTATTTCAAAAAAGCTATTTTTAGAATACAAAACGAAATATTCTTTTCCAAAAAAAGGCGATATTTTAATTTCTGCTTCCGGAACTATTGGTAGGGCAGTCATTTATGACGGAAAACCCGCTTATTTTCAAGACTCAAATATTGTTTGGATTGACAACGATGAAACATTAGTAAAAAATGATTTTTTATTTTATGTTTATTCTCATGTGAAATGGAATACAGAACATACAACTATCTTAAGACTTTATAATGATAATTTTAGAAATACTTTAATCCCCCTACCCCCTCTAAACGAACAAATCGCTATCGCTAACATTTTAAGCGCTTTGGATCGTTATCTTTGTGCATTAGACGCTCTCATTCTTAAAAAAGAGGGCGTTAAAAAAGCTTTAAGCTTTGAACTATTGAGCCAAAGAAAACGCTTGAAAGGCTTCAATCAAGCTTGGCAAAGAGTAAGGCTTGGGGATATTGCCAACTATTTAACATCAAATTTAAGTGTAGAACAAATCACGCAACAAGGAAAAATTAAAGTTTATGATGTGAATAATTTCATAGGCTATACAGATATAGCTTTCATTAGTGATAAGCCTTATATTTCTATTGTTAAAGATGGCAGTGTAGGCAGAGTAAGGATTTTGCCGCCTAAAACCAATATTTTATCTACTATGGGGGCGTTAATTGCTAATCATAAGATAACAACAGAGTTTTTATTTTATTTGTTATCTAATTTTGATTTTAAAAATTTCACAAGCGGTAGCATAATACCGCATATTTATTTTAAAGATTATAAAGAAAAGACTATTTTTTTACCCCCTCTAAACGAACAAATCGCTATCGCTAACATTTTAAGCGCTTTGGATCATGAAATCATTAGCCTTAAAAACAAAAAACGCCAATTTGAAAACATCAAAAAAGCTTTAAACCACGATTTAATGAGCGCTAAAATCAGGGTTTTAAACAAATAA
- a CDS encoding type I restriction-modification system subunit M produces the protein MAIKKSELYSSLWAGADSLRGGMDASEYKNYVLNLLFLKYISDKARSNIDSEIEVPQGCFYEDILALEGDKEIGDKLNKIIAKIAERNDLKGVIDSVDFNDNTKLGEGKAMIDTLSNLVKIFADLSLGAHGALDDDLLGDAYEYLMRHFASESGKSKGQFYTPSEVSLLLSLLLGIDENTRQDKSIYDPACGSGSLLLKASSLAGEKGLTIYGQEKDISTTALCKMNMILHNSATADIAKGGSSTLSNPLFIENGMLKTFDYVVANPPFSLKNWTDGLSIDPKSKQVINDHFNRFEDGTPPEKNGDFAFLLHIIKSLKNTGKGAVILPHGVLFRGNAEGAIRKNLLLKGYIKGVIGLAPNLFYGTSIPACVIVLDKENARARKGVFVIDASKDFKKDGNKNRLREQDVQKMIDTFNAYKEIPYYSKMVSLEEISANDYNLNIARYIAAKQELEKDLFALINSHKASYLPKNEIKAYAPYFQVFKELKHTLFKKSDKEGYYALKTECENIKELITQSLEYQTFHASVLSAFDRLELSTTFNDLEPGFNPKTLIESVCSKVLKEFEKVGILDKYGVYQLFKDYYNEVLQDDWFLLSFNGFRSAKELRKLNPLKDKNKKANYLEEPDFVIQKTYYKSDLIPKNLIKQRFFEKELIELEALENALNEKEALLDEFIEEHSNEEGLFDGLKINESVLKKELKNATDLEDKEILKTALEWLEAKNKALKMKNKAYEELELKAFHQYKNLEINEIKDLIIKDKWLNSLKNALENKILKRINAFTSALNEIIQTYSNSLLELDKEVKESESKVLEHLKDLGLMG, from the coding sequence ATGGCGATCAAAAAAAGCGAATTGTATAGCTCTTTATGGGCTGGAGCGGATAGTTTGAGGGGCGGGATGGATGCGAGCGAGTATAAAAACTATGTTTTGAACCTGCTTTTTTTAAAATACATCAGCGATAAAGCCAGAAGTAATATAGATAGCGAAATAGAAGTGCCACAAGGGTGCTTTTATGAAGACATTCTCGCTTTAGAGGGCGATAAGGAAATAGGCGACAAGCTCAATAAAATCATCGCCAAGATCGCAGAGCGAAACGATTTAAAAGGCGTGATTGACAGCGTGGATTTTAACGATAACACTAAGCTAGGAGAGGGTAAAGCGATGATCGACACCCTTTCTAATTTGGTTAAAATCTTTGCGGATTTGAGTTTGGGCGCGCATGGGGCTTTAGACGATGATTTATTGGGTGATGCTTACGAATATTTAATGCGCCATTTTGCCAGCGAATCCGGTAAATCCAAAGGGCAGTTTTATACCCCTAGCGAAGTTTCGCTACTATTATCCCTTTTGCTTGGCATTGATGAAAACACCAGACAAGATAAAAGCATCTATGATCCCGCTTGCGGGAGCGGTTCGTTATTATTAAAAGCTTCTAGTTTGGCCGGTGAAAAAGGTTTAACTATCTATGGCCAAGAAAAAGACATTTCCACCACAGCCCTTTGTAAAATGAATATGATCTTACACAATAGCGCTACTGCTGATATTGCTAAAGGGGGTTCTAGCACCCTTTCTAACCCCCTTTTTATTGAAAATGGCATGCTAAAAACCTTTGATTATGTCGTGGCTAACCCTCCTTTTAGCTTGAAAAATTGGACTGACGGGCTGAGCATAGACCCTAAAAGCAAGCAAGTCATTAATGATCATTTCAATCGTTTTGAAGACGGCACGCCCCCTGAAAAAAATGGCGATTTTGCTTTTTTGTTACACATCATCAAATCCTTAAAAAACACAGGCAAAGGGGCAGTGATTTTACCCCATGGGGTGCTATTTAGGGGGAATGCTGAGGGCGCAATCAGAAAAAATCTTTTATTAAAAGGCTATATTAAAGGCGTGATAGGCCTAGCCCCTAATCTTTTTTATGGCACTTCCATTCCTGCATGCGTGATCGTTTTAGACAAAGAAAACGCGCGTGCCAGAAAGGGCGTTTTTGTGATAGATGCGAGCAAGGATTTTAAAAAAGATGGCAATAAAAACCGCTTGAGAGAGCAAGATGTCCAAAAAATGATAGACACTTTTAACGCTTACAAAGAAATCCCTTATTATTCTAAAATGGTGAGCCTAGAAGAAATCAGCGCTAACGACTATAACTTGAATATCGCGCGCTACATTGCCGCCAAGCAAGAATTGGAAAAAGACTTGTTCGCTTTAATCAACAGCCACAAGGCCAGTTATTTGCCCAAAAACGAAATAAAAGCCTACGCCCCTTATTTTCAAGTGTTTAAAGAGCTTAAACACACGCTGTTTAAAAAGAGCGATAAAGAGGGTTATTACGCTTTAAAAACAGAATGCGAAAACATTAAAGAATTAATCACCCAAAGCCTAGAATACCAAACCTTCCACGCTTCTGTTTTGAGCGCTTTTGACCGATTGGAACTATCCACAACTTTTAATGATTTAGAGCCTGGTTTTAACCCAAAAACTCTCATAGAAAGCGTTTGCTCAAAGGTTTTAAAAGAATTTGAAAAAGTGGGAATTTTAGACAAATACGGCGTGTATCAGCTCTTTAAAGATTACTACAACGAAGTCTTGCAAGACGATTGGTTCCTTCTTTCATTCAATGGTTTTAGAAGCGCTAAAGAATTGAGAAAATTAAACCCCCTAAAAGACAAAAACAAAAAGGCCAATTATTTAGAGGAGCCGGATTTTGTCATTCAAAAAACCTACTATAAAAGCGATCTAATCCCTAAAAACTTGATCAAACAACGCTTTTTTGAAAAAGAGCTTATAGAATTAGAAGCATTAGAAAACGCCCTCAACGAAAAAGAGGCCCTTTTAGACGAATTTATAGAAGAGCATTCTAACGAAGAGGGGCTTTTTGATGGATTGAAAATCAATGAAAGCGTTTTGAAAAAAGAGCTAAAAAACGCCACCGATTTAGAAGATAAAGAAATCCTAAAAACCGCTTTAGAATGGCTAGAGGCTAAAAACAAGGCGCTAAAAATGAAAAATAAAGCTTATGAGGAGCTGGAATTAAAAGCGTTCCACCAGTATAAAAACCTTGAAATCAATGAAATTAAGGATCTCATCATCAAAGACAAATGGCTCAACAGCCTAAAAAACGCCCTAGAAAACAAGATTTTAAAACGCATCAACGCTTTTACAAGTGCTCTTAATGAAATCATTCAAACTTACTCTAACAGCTTGCTAGAATTAGATAAAGAAGTCAAAGAAAGCGAATCAAAAGTTTTAGAGCATTTGAAAGATTTGGGGTTAATGGGGTGA